GTGTGGGTCGTGGACAGAAAGCCATCGAGCTGCTTGAGACTCCACAGGGGGAGCGCGCGAATCATCCTGTCTATCCAACTGAGAAATAACAGGAAGCAAGCTATCATTCACCCGTCTCGCGCACTGGCCTGGCTGCGTCCACAGACCGGAAGAGAGCCAGTCGAAAATCGTTAGGCAGATCCCGAGGACGAACCAGCTTCTCAATAGGAGAATAAGAGTCAGTCCAGTTGTCATCAATCAAATGAAAAACGCGACCCCCAATACTTAAAACCGAGGGGAGATCCGCTCGAAGAAAAGGATACTTCTGCTGGAATAGATAATACTCCACCTTCGCACCCGTAGCATTTTCATATCTTTCGAGCTTAGCCATTTCACTGCGAGACGCCTGGACCCGCTGTTCCGGGCGAATACGAATATCGATAGCGTGAATCTTTGGATCAAGAAGCACGATGGGATTAGGCCTGTGTAAACCTTGATATCCTACAGCGACAGAACCATCCTCCCTTAGCTCACGGGGGAGCCATTGTTCAAGAGCAAGCCTGGAGGTGGCAGCTGAATGGAAATGGACACCTGGATGGATAGAAATAACAAGCCAGGCCACCATTACATAGGCGAAAAGAAGAGACCAGATGGAAGCAAGTTTCAGAAGAAAGCGCTGATCCGGAAGCCATTTATCAGCAACAGAGATATAGGCATTGCGATAGCAGAGGCCGCACAAGGCCAGCGGCAGGAAAGGCAGAAAGCCATAATCCAACATGCGAGGGGTCGCCAGCATGATCACAATCATGCCGAATACCAATGGAAGGAAGTAGCGGAGACGCGCTAAAGCCCATGCGGAGACCCCAAGAGCGAAGATCGTGAACAAGTTCCAAAGCGGCGCAATGATCGTGAATCCCCACCGATAGGCCCAGAAACCGAACAGGAATTTCCGGGAGTCGAAGGCCATCGATCCCGTCTGGACTGTCCGCAGCGCCCAGGAGAGAGCATCGTAAGGCGTGAAAGCACCGATCACCAGCACCACGGTCAGAACCAAAATCAGCAGCGCCATCGCTATATGTAAAAGCCGCTGAAATACGGTCTGCGGATCGAGAATCCAGCTTGCAATTATAAGGCCTGCGGCATAAACCGCACCCAGGAGCGGAGAGGCAAGAACCACAAGACCTGTGATGGCTCCAGAGGCCCTTAGCCATGCTCCGTAAGGCTGCACACGCCCATGGAGGAGCAGGGGAAGAGCCATCAGGGGAAGAGCCAGTTGCTCGGGCCGTCCTTGCAGGCCGATGGCGATCACCACCGGCACGATCGCGAAGAGAACAGCCAGAAATGGAATACCGATCTCGCTGATTCGCAGACAGCGCCGATAGAGCGCGTAATAGAGGAGAAAAGTGAAAGCGTTGACGACCCCCATCCAGATGCTGAGAGATTCCCAGGTCTTGCAACGCAGCAGCACACCATAAAGGAGGATATGCAGAAGGCCGTGGAAGTCATAAAGATCGTTGCCCTTGAGAACGAAGAAGGGGAGATATCCTCCGAAACTCCAACCCTTGCCTGTGGCCACATTGATCACGGGTGGCGCAAAGAATGTGGCATCGCTATGGAGGCCGGGCCATTCGATCCAGGCAAACCACAGAATGACAAGAGCAACAATGGCAACCAGGATCCATTCGGCTGGATCCACCACTGAAGCAACGGCTCTCATTGTTGGTCTCAAGCGGAGGCTCAGCACAGGGGAAGTGCGCACAAGCCTGCGGAGAGAAGCCAACATGAGGAAAGCCTGTACTACAGGGATTGTAGGGAAAGTTTGATTGTTGGAATCGGAGGGCTTCCATGCTGGTCAAATTTCCTCCAGCAGCCTCTCAAGCTTCATCACCTTTGAGGGTCCTCCAAGAGCTCCAGAGCGCGCAGTGTCAGCCCATCTGGGGGCTCCAGCCAATCCCATCAGGGATCACTACCGGCCAACGCTCGTGGATCCGGGCAGGACATCGTTGGGTTGGTGATAAGCGCCACACCGGAATCGACTTCCGCCCGTTCTTCCCCAGCCAGCGGTCCGAGAGCCCCCCGGCCAGAAGGACGGCCGTTCCTGGCGGCGGTGAAGCCAGGCTGCTCGAGAGAACACCCCCACGAGCAGAAGAGGCTTGACCATCCAGTACTGCTGGCGAGACTCACCATCCTGTTCGCAACCGTCCTGAGGCTGTTTCCGATCAAGAGCTGAGGCAAGGAAGCGGCAACGAAAGTTTCCAGTCCCGTTGTCTTGCCCGCAATCTGGCGATGTCAGGCTTCGGCACCTTTGCCATGGCGGCAGCGCCTCTGTCGTGCAGGCGTCCGGAATTTCATGGCACTGACCTGCGCCGGACCGAGCCTCTCAACCCGCCCATACTCGATCCCGGACTGGTGCCGCCTCTCGACCGACCGTCGCCGTCTGCTTCTGGAATGGGAGCCACCTGAAGGCGACCCGGCCTCGGCAGGCACCCGTTCAGATCAGCCCAGGGTGGGCCGGATCGCCCTTGAAGGGTCCCTCCACGTCGGAGGTGATCCAGCCGCCGTAGAAGCCGCCGGGCTGGGGGATCACCCGCTCCCCGTCCACCCAGCAGCCGTCCATCAGGGCCGGGTAGCAGGCCAGCCAGCCGGCCAGGGGCTCGAAGGCCGGGGTGGGCGAGGGGTACGACCAGAGGGCCCGCCGAAGGCGGCGCTCTCCCCCCGCATCGTCGGGGGCCACCAGATCGAAGTAACGGGCCACCCCCTTCCACTCACAGAAGCTGGAGCCGGCGGCGGGCTCCAGCAGGGTGAGATCCAGATCCTCCGGGCAGAGGTAGAACACCGGCGGGTGGTACGTCTCCAGCACCCGCAGGCTGCGGTGGGTGTCGCATAGCACCCGACCCAGGGCCTCCACCCGCACGTGTCGGTTGCAGGGCAGCAGCGCCGGCGGGCGGGGGTAGGCGGCGACGGCTTCGGCCATGGCGGTCAGCCGGGAATGAAATGCCGCAGGCGGCGCGCCTCGGCTCCGGCCCGGGCCTGCAGCTCCTCGTCGGTGAGGTCGGCCTCGGCCCGCTGCTGGGCGGCGATCACATCCGCCTCGTCCACGGCAAAACCGGCGCCGCGGGCCAGGGCCAGAAAGGCCTCAAGGTCGGGGGGATCAGCCGGATCGTGGAGGCGGTCGGCGAGGGCGGCATCGGCGCGGGCGTGGGCCAGGAAGGCATCCAGCTGGTCGAGGCTCATGGGACCGGCGTCAGGGGCCAT
This genomic stretch from Cyanobium gracile PCC 6307 harbors:
- a CDS encoding DUF427 domain-containing protein is translated as MAEAVAAYPRPPALLPCNRHVRVEALGRVLCDTHRSLRVLETYHPPVFYLCPEDLDLTLLEPAAGSSFCEWKGVARYFDLVAPDDAGGERRLRRALWSYPSPTPAFEPLAGWLACYPALMDGCWVDGERVIPQPGGFYGGWITSDVEGPFKGDPAHPGLI
- a CDS encoding Nif11-like leader peptide family RiPP precursor, which produces MSLDQLDAFLAHARADAALADRLHDPADPPDLEAFLALARGAGFAVDEADVIAAQQRAEADLTDEELQARAGAEARRLRHFIPG